The Oryza brachyantha chromosome 6, ObraRS2, whole genome shotgun sequence region AATGATCATCGATTGATGGGAGTAGAAactgattatttttgttgttactaCTGGAAGGAAGTGCACGTTTTGTTTCCTAGGAATGCAAGGTAGAGATGTACAGTCCCATGCATAGACATAAATACTGCTACTACGTCCAAAAtagacatgttttttttttttgtaaaaaaacaactttttagGGTCAAACTAAATGGGTAAGATATCACTTCTGATTCATGTTGTGTAATGTTCAGATAAAGTTATTAATATATCAACAGTGCACGAATCCAGAACATGCATACgattaattttcatatatacatagaGCTCCAaactgcatatatattttaaacaaataGGTAAAACCGCgtaaaaacaacatattttgaCTACAGTTTCTTACTATATAGatcattatatatttatactcttTTAAAATACTCTAGTAATTATGATGAATAGTACCAAATTTGCCTTTACCTACCACCATATCTCCTGATATATATGAGACTATTAAACAACAATATGATCTATATGGGTTCACTGTGTTAtatcaaaacaataataaagagAGTTCTATACAGAACATTTATTTGGAAGGTACCGAATTCCAACAGCAATACGAATCTTGGATTAATATTTGAAATGTCGTGTTCTTTGAATTCTTTTGCAACGTATGTGCAATCAGCTAGTTAACagggaaaaaactaaatattctGTTCATACAtcactacatatatatttttgaataaacaCATTAATTTTACTacacaaaaatcaacaaaatcgCATCATGCTTTTTTTGACGtgaaataataaacaaaacctGCATGCATGAAGATATGCATGCATAATAAAATCTTCAAAATAGTGGAAAATAAAACTTCatgtgagaaaaataaaaatagagcatAAGATATAAGTATAGATCAGAATTATACTTGTGCTCTGTAGTTGTCCAAAACCTCCCATTATTTGGTGCAGCTTGctgacggccgccgccgccctggtTCACCTCCTCACCGTAGTTGCCGTTGAAAACCTGCGCctgcaccggcgccggcgtctgCTCCACCGTCTCCTCCATAGGAACACCACCGAACAccatgccggcgccgccgaggttCATTCCAGCGTCGCCGTAGTTCATTTCGGTGCCGCCGTAGTTCATTCCGGCGTCGCCGTAGTTCATGCTGGCGCCGCCGAAGTTCATGCTGGCGTCGACGTTCATGGCAGCTAGCTCCGGCGGCATGCCGAAGTTGTCGTTCACGAGATCAAAAGATGGGTTCACGacggcgccagcgccgccgtcctGCGCCGGCCCGCCCCCCGCCTGCGACGACATCTCCACCACGAGATCAACGTACAAGTCGATTACCTGACGCACGTTCCTCCATGGGAACCATGCCTGGAGCTCGTTCACAATGCGGTCGTGCCTCGTCCCGTTGCCGTTGCCGTTGCCGTTGCCGGAGCCGACGTCGTAGTAGCCGTTGTTCAGCCTAGCCACGAtcgacctcgccgcctccaACTCCGCCGGCGTCCACTGGCACTGATCCATGCCGAGCATGGGgtccatggcgatggcgagttgaggagagagagagagagagaggatgcaGTATGcaagagagtgagagaggagGATATGGATGTTGGTGtggggaagaagaaggggtAGGGCACTGTATTTATAGGGGATGGATGTGTGGAGGCTACCCAGGGACTTCACCTACCAGTGGGATGTGTATCTTGCAGATCATGATCAGCATTGGTAAATCATGTAAAAACAAGTAACATTTACATCGAATGCGCAAATTCGAATCGATATAATACGCCGTTACCCGacactataaaaatatgcGTATTTGCGACACTACGTACTAGATACAATAATGGTTTCATGCACATGGGTCGTACGTCCGTGCTACAGCTTGTATGGTTTAAAAAGTCTCCTCATGTCAACGGTGGTACGGTCCATACATCACAGACGCAATTTTGTCGTCTTTATGATAACGGTGATACGGTTCATGCTACGGTTCATATGGTTTGAAAATGTTCTGCGTGTCAGCTATGTCGCAATTTTGTCGCCATGGATATAGTAATTGGTATACATATAGTTATCGATTATATCCTGCATGTTCAGTTTTGCTGATCATAATATAGCTgtttaaaatagatcaaacGGTTCAAAAAATAGTATGTCATTATCAGTTTGTTGCCgaaagttattttttgatgGAGAGAGTTCAAGATTTCACTGCCAATTCGGCGCCGATCTAAATGTAGAAGATTGAGAGCTTATGCAATCAAGCTAGACACTATGTGCATGGCAGCACACGTGTGACTGAATAAACAATTTGACATATATCTAAGAAATAGCATTTTAGTTTGACCGGCCTGCTCTGTTGGCTTTGTCACTGTGGACGACCCCTTGAAAGCCTTGCCGTGGAGAGTTGACAACTTGACAATGCATTTTGCATATGTGTATATGGTTCAGGGTgtgcatcatatatatatatatatatatatatatatatatatatatatatgtgcatgtgttGTGGTGACAGTGTATAGGCTATATTTGCTTTCACAAATAATCCAGTGGAAACTCTCGATCATTTGATGTCCCTTGAGTGATATATACCCTTTCACTTTCTGAAATgcagatgcaaaattttatggaAAGTACAGACATTGATAGTGTAGAGTTGTGTGTTGTTCTACAAAAATTCAGGTCTAAACTTGTTCCGTATgcatttagaaaatataaaacatatatatacgtatcGGAATCTTTATATGAGATATAGCATATACGATGTGTGTCTTGTGGATTGAATTTTTGATGGGTATGATATATGCAAACCTTACAAGTTGTAAATATGACcatttaaattgtttttttattatttatatttttgagtCATGCAAGTGATGTAAAGGGACGGACACCTGGCCCCTCGCTCGTGTACAAATATAGGTGGTTTCACCGTTTTATCTTGGCACACAGGTTTTCGTTGTCGGCGGGTTTTGGTATACATTTGTTTGTTCTATAAATGAagtcttgcatgcatgcattaaaaatgattttatctcAATATCTTTTCTGGATAcatatatctattattattaaatgtatAAGGCATAGACaccaaattattaaaataatatttatgaataaaatacaaGTAGTGGTTTCCACCACTTTGTCTCGACACACAGGTTTCCATTCAAAACTGGTTTTGCCATATTGGTACTCCATGATCCTAATTCTTGCACACATGCATAAATGAAAGGATTTCTTTCtctagtatatatgtttattaagAAATATGTATGGGGATGAACACATGGTCGctgaattattaaaatatatttatggataaatactggtgatatgatttttttattgctttgCCTCGGCACTTAGGTTCCCATTATTCTAGATCAGGTTTTATTATATGCTCCATAAATGAAGCTAATGCATGCATAAATGAAAGACTTCTGTCTCcatacaaattatttctgtttaaatgtaaattatttaatatttaaatgcaCTGtatgtcagaaaaaaaaaactggcaTGAGTATACCCAAACCTGTACCGCTGTACGGTTGACAAAAGGAATTGGTCACGTGCATGACGCATCCATATCTGGAGTTTGGACCCATGTCAACCACTGACCGCTGACCTGTTTTTGGTCAGGAGAATCAGTACCAGATTTCTGCAAATCTCTGGAATACAAAAAAGATATGTACCATAATTACACTGTGTTTGACTGTTTGTTTATCACGGTCACTCACAATTAATGTAACAGTTCAGTATATGAAAGTATAGTTAATTAGTATGCCACAaataaagtttaaatatgtgttttcCTTGAAGTAATCTTTGGATGCAAGaacactcttttttttttgtaagaaaAGGATGCACATATCAGTGTTGCATTGTGATGTAGTAGTAGGACTATTGTGATCGGCGGTGCATGCAgccgatatttttttttttctttgtttgatgcCTTTCCACATGGTTCCaacattttttggtttttttccgaACAAATTTCAACAATTTTTTGTAGTTATACCAACTGACACGATGTCACGATGTGCGTATATAAATTGTAGACGTGTTGATGCGATTTCTACGAGGCTTTAAAAGTCTCTGTCCTGCATATATATCTTAGGACGGATTCGCAACGAATAGAACAAATAAATGCAGTACTGACTTTCAAAtggatttgaaaaaaaattaattgtatcaaaacccaaaattataataaatgtttTCTCTAAGAAAGTCACTAAATGTGAAGAACACAAgagttaaattattttcataaaaaataaatcatagaacaaca contains the following coding sequences:
- the LOC107304324 gene encoding uncharacterized protein LOC107304324 is translated as MDPMLGMDQCQWTPAELEAARSIVARLNNGYYDVGSGNGNGNGNGTRHDRIVNELQAWFPWRNVRQVIDLYVDLVVEMSSQAGGGPAQDGGAGAVVNPSFDLVNDNFGMPPELAAMNVDASMNFGGASMNYGDAGMNYGGTEMNYGDAGMNLGGAGMVFGGVPMEETVEQTPAPVQAQVFNGNYGEEVNQGGGGRQQAAPNNGRFWTTTEHKLFLLGLLECGRGNWKKISSQYVRSRTPVQVSSHAQKFFRRMENTTGKQRYSINDVGLYDAEPSWGAGAAAAAAAVDNNNFAGWQALAFAGGHLEPASGGAGAGHIAPATSSSSVAAMNNVAQFWAPLLYNPQMQQQMVDMQMQQQMVDTQMQNQQNWNDQQMMMGGIAPMEGAADHDNFVPAGADYQQQELGAAYDAPAEQWMMNNNMF